A single region of the Saprospiraceae bacterium genome encodes:
- a CDS encoding cohesin domain-containing protein, which translates to MKHATGILFLLCLLSLFCIVPVSGQVSIFLTDATVQPGETFTVPVKAANYQSILSTQFFIRWDPTVLSFKNVVDLHPPFDFVDHFGALSAQTQGTLAFAWFDTGSLSGINIENDSSLFSIEFTAVGSYGEYSKIEFYEDPSDASTITEIVDTSYKAIPYEVTDATISLGETVNTLFNSAPDKILIKPCYPNPFTHHTTLNFKLTQATTIHLNILDLQGKTVFEEQRYFGSGQHQLTLEKDVFSQPGIYFYHLTSPSFKVTQRLVFLEQ; encoded by the coding sequence ATGAAACATGCAACTGGAATACTTTTCCTGCTGTGCCTCCTTTCTCTATTTTGTATTGTTCCTGTCTCAGGTCAGGTCTCTATTTTTCTCACTGACGCTACGGTTCAACCTGGAGAAACCTTTACCGTTCCGGTAAAAGCGGCCAATTACCAATCTATTCTTAGTACCCAGTTTTTTATACGCTGGGACCCTACAGTACTTTCTTTTAAGAATGTGGTTGATCTACATCCACCATTTGACTTTGTAGATCACTTCGGAGCATTGTCGGCCCAAACACAAGGTACCTTAGCCTTCGCATGGTTTGACACTGGCTCTCTAAGTGGCATTAATATTGAAAATGATTCTTCTTTGTTTTCCATTGAATTCACCGCCGTAGGAAGTTATGGCGAATATTCAAAAATTGAATTTTATGAAGATCCTTCAGATGCATCCACTATTACAGAAATAGTCGATACTTCCTATAAAGCTATTCCTTATGAAGTAACTGATGCTACGATCTCTTTGGGCGAGACAGTAAACACTCTCTTTAATTCTGCGCCTGATAAAATATTGATAAAACCGTGTTACCCCAATCCTTTCACCCATCATACAACTTTAAATTTCAAACTTACACAAGCAACAACCATTCATCTAAACATCTTAGATTTACAAGGAAAAACAGTTTTTGAGGAACAAAGGTATTTTGGTAGTGGCCAACATCAGCTGACATTAGAAAAGGACGTCTTTAGTCAGCCAGGTATTTATTTCTACCATCTTACCTCACCTTCTTTCAAGGTGACTCAAAGACTTGTGTTTTTAGAGCAATAA
- a CDS encoding T9SS type A sorting domain-containing protein — MEKTNFTFVHPTQWMKLAFLLVATLCFGLTPITGQGQDDADPVPGEDICLPPALTITGCDEDGATLTWYSVNGDHHEGINDHCWLIKVTGAGPVHFAGGGIIGVVVDYLGAQLHNAIVEVEICEGDDALTIAPVPGHPGIYSVTYDLSSNLIQPGTAYWAAVAEVCNRMPVLGNNSSWNFQRDLLVNYHIGGPFDTDEIFDEYPWDGYEGYFKTKDSQFTASSDYEKTSCPEETNGYVEDGCIVVTIGDGESCWGLYNITIDGDLMLVGGEEAVGAGEYTFCGYGVGPHDVDVELVNGCNPPTRRLEADVVIPNGMDMVSPIITVADFFAGTLLANEGGDVIALGDMLIPEGSCSMKSYFIVTGVDNCDGEICDGDAVTAEATDGPANVDPGTQVQVYNQDQYVDTGEGIVHLQGCEWVVEINWSVGASEVTVCLDDAEEAGLSAPTCVTITANVIDAQDALIDAPAVNYTIPECQDQVTVFYSFQIDDGCDNDIDFDQVFFDAFAFGGISLDAITELSIENGYAEVILTFGTDGFQNDFIDDGLLLITYIDDFGNVYTAQPFFNLYNSTINADPVITTTGNAFTALACEDGGEVVLGVTVTDDCEDVLDDVKISGDGSGDLTAAPAVRNGTSAYFEFSGTLAADEYSFTFKYPGAGDVTVAVVVSQEDNHAPGVDMPGNTTFTIPSCQDDVTAVWSVQITDDCDEAIDLSEVCITVGGGACIAIPSANATVVSTGEGMALIELNYDLTLAANGAAFAVSYTDGSGATTSKSSTVSVNGTPDVIKPVIVYPTEAITKVLDPCGPNTTDIKFSVSAIDNCAGNVAVSVSAPGRIAMSSVPEGDADKWTITYAASATPYQITLSANDGHGNTTTQTMWVSVTQAPAPPVNLACHTGLQAPVGYQCEVELTPAMVLEGSMGCLTPADIEIVVKGKQRGAVWANYTEGTGLHQFDVYINGNYFCTGNITTYDNIPPSIECPADDPADYVCTDIDELLGTLEYTGAPSIGDNCSGATYDWYEEVLYGEDEACDDLRIRRVFTVTDGAGLKASCTQYITVRKPTLADVTGPDELIELSCDDEFEYDANGHPSPPETGGYPYVTTIFDDHNLAQTYCNLAATYSDSDLIEICEDSYKFIRTWTVLDWCHPGQYTTYTQLIKVGDFDDPIVTAPTADYDWDGHLDILSYSTGPFDCSGAFEVPMPGVTDNCSGWTVTTEILKDGTTPVLTIAPGANRFVSGIPMGCHAFRYWVTDGCGNQTDITVPFMVEDKVAPVAVCDDDLNISIGGQGYARVYATDIDEGSWDNCGPIRVEVRRLYNEDADCNPITSYFSEWGEYVDFSCCDIGDAVRIELQVWDDRNGDGIPGNTITIVNCDGQEVVVKDNSNTCWLDVTVEDKLNPYCVPPHNKTITCDALPYDFDPSDIELLEDLFGQADYADNCPGASVEENAPVITIDDCGTGTILRSFTATDAVGLTSTNSCQQLITITEVHNYEIRFPADDSADCGVADPDTITFNEIGCDLLAVSVEDEFFSASGDECYKIFRTYRVINWCEYDGEAPPVVVSRDEDCDGKPGDEAVWVLRRPNGAVYFDRDNVETNNNPLAGTKGTSCDGLTNPKGYWIDSYIDANATRDPITGQLDNNYTNDNIRNIDTRGYWQYTQVIKVYDSVDPVITVEAYDAFPSLDNVNCDGLVTINFKVEDECTREEGLKFVWLDAFINDADGDGNFTQAEFVKDHDVTAQITGDASGYTYSAELPQGTHALLIKGSDGCGNETVDLIIFEVVDTKAPAPVCINGLAVELMPTEPGTDADGDGDEDRAAMAIWANDFIASPIYDCNGQGPAVDANGNELVTAYSINLVGAEPNRDSTGIVLTCDNDETTIVEIHAWDEVGNHDYCETYVLVQDLMNRCEGGEDGAIAGNIKTEGGEGVADVEVSLSGFMNSIYTTQNDGYYVFHNLPVNDYSVAPQLDVNYLNGVSTFDLVLVSKHILGIQLLDSPYKMIAADANNSKSITTLDMIETRRNILGITNGFTNNTSWRFIDANYVFPFPNNPWYEQVPEIKSVNDLVGEIELNFVAVKISDVNASARPNGLVSIDDRSNGSFAFNVEDIAMVAGNTYNVDFTAKDIAAIAGYQGTFTFGEAIEMVDIVYGVAKEGNFGTNFVNEGMLTTSFNDEASADDVLFTLVVRANQDASLSEHLGLSSRVTPSEAYNNDGDKLDLAINFSTGKVQSVAFELYQNQPNPFQGETVIGYNLPEAAQVTFTVSDVAGRTLRTIRTEGAKGYNNILINSKDLPAAGVLYYTVSTDNYTATKKMIIAQ, encoded by the coding sequence ATGGAAAAAACGAATTTTACATTTGTTCATCCTACACAATGGATGAAACTAGCCTTTTTGCTAGTTGCTACTTTGTGTTTTGGATTGACTCCAATTACTGGACAAGGGCAAGACGATGCCGATCCAGTTCCTGGCGAAGACATTTGTCTTCCTCCCGCTCTTACAATCACTGGCTGTGATGAAGACGGTGCAACCCTAACTTGGTACTCCGTAAATGGAGATCACCATGAAGGTATCAATGACCACTGCTGGTTAATCAAAGTAACTGGTGCAGGACCTGTACATTTCGCCGGTGGTGGGATCATAGGTGTTGTTGTTGATTACTTAGGCGCTCAATTGCACAATGCTATCGTAGAAGTTGAAATCTGCGAAGGCGATGATGCACTTACCATTGCTCCTGTTCCTGGCCATCCTGGCATTTATTCTGTTACTTACGATTTGAGCAGCAACCTCATTCAGCCTGGTACGGCTTATTGGGCTGCTGTTGCTGAAGTTTGTAACCGTATGCCTGTTTTAGGTAACAATTCTTCTTGGAACTTCCAAAGGGATCTTTTAGTGAACTACCACATCGGTGGACCTTTCGACACGGATGAAATTTTCGACGAATACCCTTGGGATGGTTACGAAGGTTACTTCAAAACTAAAGACTCTCAATTCACTGCTTCTAGTGATTACGAAAAAACCTCTTGTCCTGAAGAAACTAATGGATATGTAGAAGATGGTTGTATCGTAGTGACTATCGGCGATGGCGAATCTTGCTGGGGTTTGTACAACATCACTATTGATGGTGATTTGATGCTTGTTGGTGGCGAAGAAGCTGTAGGTGCAGGAGAGTATACTTTCTGCGGTTACGGTGTAGGCCCACACGATGTAGACGTTGAACTCGTAAACGGTTGCAACCCTCCTACCAGAAGATTGGAAGCAGATGTAGTTATTCCTAATGGAATGGACATGGTTTCTCCTATTATTACAGTAGCTGACTTCTTTGCTGGTACTTTGCTAGCTAACGAAGGTGGTGATGTAATTGCACTTGGTGACATGTTGATTCCTGAAGGTTCTTGCTCTATGAAGAGCTACTTCATCGTTACTGGTGTTGACAACTGTGATGGCGAAATCTGTGATGGTGATGCAGTTACTGCTGAAGCTACAGACGGACCTGCTAACGTTGATCCAGGTACCCAAGTACAAGTTTATAACCAAGACCAGTATGTTGATACAGGTGAAGGTATTGTTCATTTGCAAGGTTGCGAATGGGTAGTTGAAATCAACTGGTCAGTTGGCGCATCTGAAGTAACTGTTTGTTTGGATGATGCAGAAGAAGCTGGTTTGTCAGCTCCTACTTGTGTAACAATTACTGCTAATGTGATTGATGCACAGGATGCTCTTATTGATGCTCCTGCTGTAAATTATACAATTCCTGAATGCCAGGATCAAGTAACTGTTTTTTACAGCTTCCAAATCGATGATGGTTGTGATAACGACATCGATTTTGATCAAGTATTTTTTGATGCATTTGCTTTTGGCGGTATCTCTTTAGATGCAATAACTGAGCTTAGCATTGAAAATGGTTACGCAGAAGTTATTTTAACTTTCGGAACAGATGGATTCCAAAATGATTTTATTGATGATGGTTTACTTCTTATTACCTATATTGATGATTTTGGTAATGTATATACTGCCCAACCATTCTTCAATTTATACAACTCCACTATTAACGCTGATCCAGTAATCACAACAACTGGTAACGCTTTCACAGCTTTAGCTTGTGAAGACGGTGGTGAAGTAGTACTAGGTGTTACTGTTACAGATGATTGCGAAGATGTATTGGACGACGTTAAAATCTCTGGTGATGGTTCTGGTGACCTTACAGCTGCTCCAGCAGTAAGAAACGGAACATCTGCATACTTCGAATTTTCTGGTACTTTGGCAGCTGACGAATATAGCTTTACATTCAAGTACCCAGGTGCTGGTGATGTAACAGTAGCCGTTGTAGTTTCTCAGGAAGATAACCACGCTCCTGGTGTGGATATGCCTGGTAACACAACTTTCACTATTCCATCTTGCCAAGATGATGTAACAGCAGTATGGTCTGTTCAAATTACCGATGATTGTGACGAAGCAATTGATCTTAGCGAAGTATGTATCACTGTAGGTGGTGGTGCTTGTATCGCTATTCCAAGTGCTAATGCTACTGTTGTTTCTACAGGAGAAGGCATGGCATTGATCGAATTGAACTACGATCTTACGCTTGCAGCTAATGGTGCAGCGTTTGCCGTTTCTTATACAGATGGTAGCGGTGCTACTACATCTAAAAGTTCTACTGTAAGTGTAAATGGTACGCCTGATGTTATCAAGCCAGTTATCGTTTACCCAACAGAAGCTATTACAAAAGTATTGGATCCATGTGGACCAAATACAACTGATATCAAATTCTCTGTATCTGCGATTGACAACTGTGCTGGTAATGTAGCTGTTTCTGTATCAGCTCCTGGCCGTATAGCTATGTCTTCTGTACCTGAAGGTGATGCTGACAAGTGGACAATTACTTATGCTGCTAGCGCAACACCATACCAGATTACATTGTCCGCTAATGATGGACACGGCAACACGACTACACAAACCATGTGGGTAAGTGTAACGCAAGCTCCTGCTCCTCCAGTGAACTTGGCTTGCCACACAGGCTTGCAAGCTCCTGTTGGTTACCAATGTGAAGTAGAACTAACTCCTGCTATGGTATTGGAAGGTTCTATGGGCTGTTTGACTCCTGCTGACATCGAAATCGTTGTTAAAGGAAAACAAAGAGGCGCTGTATGGGCTAACTATACAGAAGGTACTGGTTTGCACCAATTTGATGTTTACATCAATGGCAATTACTTCTGTACTGGTAATATTACTACTTATGACAACATTCCTCCATCTATCGAGTGCCCAGCTGATGATCCAGCTGATTACGTTTGCACTGATATTGATGAGTTGTTGGGTACATTAGAGTACACAGGTGCACCAAGTATTGGTGATAACTGTTCTGGTGCTACTTACGACTGGTACGAGGAAGTATTATATGGTGAAGACGAAGCTTGTGATGATTTACGAATTCGTCGTGTATTCACTGTAACTGACGGTGCTGGATTGAAAGCATCTTGCACACAGTATATCACTGTTCGCAAACCTACCTTGGCTGATGTTACTGGACCAGATGAATTGATTGAATTGAGCTGTGATGATGAATTCGAATATGATGCAAATGGCCACCCATCTCCACCAGAGACAGGCGGATACCCATATGTTACTACTATTTTCGATGATCACAACTTGGCACAAACATACTGCAACCTTGCAGCTACTTACTCAGATTCTGACTTGATCGAAATTTGCGAAGATAGCTACAAATTTATCCGTACTTGGACAGTACTTGACTGGTGTCACCCAGGTCAGTATACAACCTATACTCAGTTGATCAAAGTAGGAGACTTTGACGATCCAATCGTTACTGCTCCAACTGCTGACTACGACTGGGATGGTCACTTAGACATCTTGTCTTACTCTACAGGTCCATTCGATTGCTCTGGTGCATTCGAAGTACCAATGCCTGGTGTTACCGACAACTGCTCTGGCTGGACAGTAACCACTGAAATTCTGAAAGACGGAACAACTCCTGTATTGACTATCGCTCCAGGTGCCAACCGTTTCGTAAGTGGTATTCCAATGGGTTGCCATGCTTTCCGTTACTGGGTAACTGATGGTTGTGGAAACCAAACTGACATCACTGTACCTTTCATGGTAGAAGACAAAGTAGCTCCTGTAGCTGTTTGTGATGATGACTTAAACATCTCTATCGGTGGCCAAGGCTACGCTAGAGTATACGCTACTGATATCGACGAAGGATCTTGGGATAACTGTGGACCAATCCGCGTTGAAGTACGTCGTTTGTACAACGAAGATGCTGATTGTAACCCAATTACTTCTTACTTCAGCGAATGGGGTGAGTATGTAGACTTCAGCTGCTGCGATATCGGAGATGCTGTAAGAATCGAATTGCAAGTATGGGATGACCGCAACGGTGACGGTATTCCAGGTAACACAATTACTATCGTTAACTGTGATGGTCAGGAAGTTGTTGTAAAAGACAACAGCAACACTTGCTGGTTAGACGTAACAGTAGAGGATAAATTGAATCCATACTGTGTACCTCCTCACAACAAGACCATCACTTGTGATGCATTACCATACGACTTCGATCCTAGTGACATCGAATTGTTAGAGGACCTATTCGGTCAGGCTGACTACGCAGACAACTGCCCAGGTGCTTCTGTTGAAGAAAATGCACCAGTTATTACAATTGACGATTGTGGAACAGGAACGATCCTACGTTCTTTCACTGCTACAGATGCAGTAGGATTAACTTCTACTAACAGCTGCCAGCAGTTGATTACCATTACAGAAGTACACAACTACGAAATCCGCTTCCCAGCTGATGATTCAGCTGATTGTGGTGTAGCTGATCCTGATACGATTACTTTCAACGAGATTGGTTGTGACCTATTGGCCGTAAGTGTAGAAGATGAATTCTTCTCTGCTTCTGGCGATGAGTGCTACAAAATCTTCCGTACTTACCGAGTGATTAACTGGTGTGAGTATGATGGTGAAGCACCTCCAGTAGTTGTAAGCCGTGACGAAGATTGTGATGGCAAACCTGGTGATGAAGCAGTTTGGGTACTACGTAGACCAAACGGTGCTGTTTACTTCGACCGTGATAACGTTGAGACTAACAACAACCCACTTGCAGGTACTAAAGGCACATCTTGCGATGGCTTGACGAACCCTAAAGGTTACTGGATTGACAGCTACATTGATGCTAACGCAACACGTGATCCTATCACTGGTCAGTTGGATAACAACTACACCAACGATAACATCCGTAACATTGATACAAGAGGATACTGGCAGTATACACAGGTCATCAAAGTTTACGACAGTGTTGACCCAGTTATTACTGTTGAGGCATACGATGCATTCCCATCTTTGGATAATGTAAACTGTGACGGATTAGTAACTATCAACTTCAAAGTTGAAGATGAGTGTACAAGAGAAGAAGGCTTGAAATTTGTTTGGTTGGATGCATTTATCAATGATGCTGACGGTGACGGAAACTTCACTCAAGCAGAATTTGTAAAAGATCATGATGTAACAGCTCAAATCACTGGCGATGCTTCTGGTTACACTTACTCTGCAGAATTGCCACAAGGTACACACGCCTTATTGATCAAAGGATCAGATGGTTGTGGAAATGAGACAGTTGACCTGATTATCTTCGAAGTAGTAGATACTAAAGCACCAGCACCAGTTTGTATCAATGGTTTGGCAGTAGAATTAATGCCAACTGAGCCAGGTACTGACGCTGATGGCGATGGTGACGAAGACAGAGCTGCAATGGCTATTTGGGCAAATGACTTTATCGCTAGCCCAATCTATGACTGTAACGGTCAAGGCCCAGCAGTAGATGCAAACGGTAACGAATTGGTTACTGCTTACTCTATCAACTTGGTAGGCGCAGAACCTAACCGTGACTCTACAGGTATCGTATTAACTTGTGATAACGACGAAACAACTATCGTGGAAATCCACGCTTGGGATGAAGTTGGAAATCATGACTACTGCGAAACTTACGTTTTAGTACAAGATTTGATGAACAGATGTGAAGGTGGTGAAGATGGTGCCATTGCTGGTAACATCAAAACTGAAGGTGGAGAAGGTGTTGCTGACGTTGAAGTTTCTTTAAGTGGCTTCATGAATTCAATTTACACTACTCAAAACGACGGTTACTACGTATTCCATAACCTTCCAGTGAACGACTACTCTGTAGCTCCTCAATTGGATGTGAACTACTTGAACGGTGTATCTACTTTTGACCTTGTATTGGTAAGCAAACACATCTTGGGCATCCAATTATTGGATTCTCCATACAAAATGATTGCTGCTGACGCAAACAACAGTAAGAGTATCACTACACTTGATATGATCGAAACTCGTCGTAACATCTTGGGTATTACGAATGGCTTTACTAACAATACAAGCTGGCGCTTTATTGATGCTAACTATGTATTCCCATTCCCTAACAACCCATGGTATGAGCAAGTTCCTGAAATTAAATCTGTTAATGACCTTGTAGGTGAAATAGAGCTTAATTTCGTAGCTGTCAAAATATCTGATGTTAACGCAAGTGCACGACCAAACGGTTTAGTGAGCATCGACGATCGTAGCAATGGTTCTTTCGCATTCAATGTTGAAGATATCGCTATGGTTGCTGGTAACACTTACAATGTTGACTTCACTGCTAAAGATATCGCTGCTATCGCAGGTTACCAAGGTACTTTCACTTTCGGTGAAGCTATCGAAATGGTAGATATCGTATACGGTGTCGCTAAAGAAGGAAACTTCGGTACTAACTTTGTTAACGAAGGAATGTTAACTACATCTTTCAACGACGAAGCATCTGCTGATGACGTTCTGTTTACTTTAGTAGTTCGCGCTAACCAAGACGCTTCATTGAGCGAACACCTTGGCTTGAGCTCTAGAGTTACACCTTCTGAAGCTTACAACAACGACGGTGACAAACTTGATCTAGCGATCAACTTTAGCACAGGAAAAGTACAGTCTGTTGCTTTCGAATTGTACCAAAACCAGCCAAACCCATTCCAGGGTGAAACTGTTATCGGTTACAACTTGCCAGAAGCAGCTCAAGTTACTTTCACTGTAAGTGATGTAGCTGGTAGAACACTCAGAACGATCCGCACTGAAGGTGCTAAAGGATATAACAATATCCTCATCAACAGCAAAGATCTTCCTGCAGCTGGTGTATTGTATTACACTGTTTCTACTGACAATTACACTGCAACTAAGAAGATGATTATTGCTCAATAA
- a CDS encoding response regulator transcription factor — translation MQIIKTLLADDHYIFIEGLKTVLNEALQYQIKVIDVARSGEELIQKVKSARADLVITGLNLSGKDGLDVIEVVRQSKNPIKVLVLSAYDDPKIVKTAFKLGADGYILKCQPLVELYQAIHEILMGNTYVGKGIHLNGTNGSGHGSHGIHQAVFDFEDRFIKKYNLTKRELEILGLISQALNNKEIAKELYISDQTVGVHRKNIMRKLGVSNTAGLIKLAYDYSLV, via the coding sequence ATGCAAATAATCAAAACCTTACTTGCGGACGACCACTACATTTTTATTGAAGGGCTGAAAACCGTATTAAATGAGGCCTTACAATATCAGATCAAAGTTATAGATGTTGCTCGTAGTGGAGAAGAACTTATCCAAAAAGTAAAATCGGCAAGAGCTGACTTGGTCATCACAGGCCTAAATTTATCTGGTAAAGATGGCCTGGATGTCATTGAGGTGGTGCGTCAAAGTAAGAATCCCATTAAGGTATTAGTACTCAGTGCCTATGATGATCCGAAGATCGTCAAAACCGCTTTTAAATTAGGTGCTGATGGATATATACTGAAATGCCAGCCTTTGGTCGAGTTGTACCAAGCAATACACGAAATTTTAATGGGGAATACCTACGTCGGAAAAGGAATCCATTTAAATGGCACGAATGGTAGCGGCCATGGTAGCCATGGAATTCACCAAGCTGTTTTTGATTTTGAAGATCGTTTTATCAAGAAATACAACCTGACTAAACGGGAGTTGGAGATTCTGGGCTTGATTAGCCAGGCACTAAACAATAAGGAGATAGCAAAAGAGCTATACATTAGTGACCAAACGGTGGGTGTTCATCGCAAAAATATTATGCGGAAGCTTGGGGTGAGCAATACGGCAGGTTTGATTAAGTTGGCCTATGACTATAGTTTGGTGTGA